The following is a genomic window from Armatimonadota bacterium.
TGCCCCAAGCGCGCGACCTTCGCCAATTCCTCGTGGCGGTAGAACCCGAGCACGTAGAGCAAGGCCGGGTACAGCAGCACCAGCGCGCAGCGGACGCCGATCGATCCCGCCGTCGAGGCCACGTGCACCCAGGTGCTGGCCCAGTACAGGAATGCGGCAACTCCTGTCAGCTTGGCCAGCCGCGAGACTTCGTATGTGATGCGGTACAGCCGCTGGCCGAGAATGTACGAGACCGCCGCCAACGCGGCGAAGGACAGCAATGTCGCCCACGCGGCGCCCATCATCCCGAAACGGGGCACGAGCAGCCAGTTGAGGAGCAGCGTCAGACCCGCCGCGCTGCCGACCGCGAGCGCACGGAAGACGGTCCGCCGGGCGAGGTGAATCCCCGTCTCGAAGAAGTTGGCCGCGGCGAGGAACAACAGGCCCACCATGACGATCGGC
Proteins encoded in this region:
- a CDS encoding polysaccharide biosynthesis C-terminal domain-containing protein yields the protein LVWGAAMFAVAKRDDARDIYGKVCTYFFCVATFFALGVSVLIKDALKIIATPQFLAAHRVVPIVMVGLLFLAAANFFETGIHLARRTVFRALAVGSAAGLTLLLNWLLVPRFGMMGAAWATLLSFAALAAVSYILGQRLYRITYEVSRLAKLTGVAAFLYWASTWVHVASTAGSIGVRCALVLLYPALLYVLGFYRHEELAKVARLGHVVATSAYGWLRYAPMRSSE